A genomic segment from Peribacillus sp. ACCC06369 encodes:
- a CDS encoding glycerate kinase — MVEMQDKALTSWADLVEVKTGIHLHDKAGAACGIGSAFQPFFNAETKRGVDIVMEYTKLGEKLYDADCVFTGEDLIDYLTALEKTPMGVAQEAKKHGIPVFVLAGSIGTGIEALYDHGITSVHSLVKAPIPLKEAMERGAEFLEFSAEQVMRTFLAANSLGYCVFWRQPNVSFIRSYRYF; from the coding sequence ATGGTTGAGATGCAAGATAAGGCTTTAACATCATGGGCTGATTTAGTGGAAGTCAAGACAGGCATTCACTTGCATGATAAAGCTGGTGCTGCATGTGGAATCGGTAGTGCCTTTCAACCCTTTTTCAATGCGGAAACAAAAAGGGGCGTAGATATTGTTATGGAATATACGAAACTGGGTGAAAAACTATACGATGCTGATTGTGTCTTTACGGGTGAGGACCTAATCGATTACCTAACAGCTTTAGAAAAAACACCGATGGGAGTTGCACAAGAAGCGAAAAAGCATGGTATTCCCGTATTCGTTTTGGCTGGATCAATCGGAACTGGTATTGAAGCTTTATATGATCATGGAATAACAAGTGTTCATAGTCTGGTGAAAGCTCCAATACCTTTAAAGGAAGCTATGGAAAGAGGAGCTGAATTTTTGGAATTTTCAGCTGAACAAGTAATGCGGACCTTTTTGGCAGCGAATAGTCTTGGTTATTGCGTGTTCTGGCGACAACCAAATGTAAGCTTCATCCGTTCTTATCGTTACTTCTAG
- a CDS encoding glycerate kinase, which yields MRAFDAVGNPLGFGGAELSRISEINTEDFNPRIADSEFLIASDVQNPLVGPEGASSVFGSPKRGDSCHG from the coding sequence ATGAGGGCATTTGATGCAGTTGGTAATCCGCTGGGATTCGGTGGAGCCGAATTGTCGCGCATATCAGAAATAAATACGGAGGATTTTAATCCAAGAATAGCAGATTCCGAGTTTTTGATTGCCTCGGATGTTCAAAATCCGTTAGTCGGGCCGGAAGGGGCATCAAGTGTATTCGGATCCCCAAAAAGGGGCGACTCCTGCCATGGTTGA
- a CDS encoding glycerate kinase, with product MPDAKTELVPVADGGEGTMDSLVTVTNGRKVEVTVKGPLFEDIPAAYGILGDQETCVIEMASASGLCLVNPEELNPLITTTYGTGELIQKALDDGCRKFILAIGG from the coding sequence ATGCCGGATGCCAAGACAGAATTGGTTCCTGTAGCGGATGGTGGTGAAGGTACGATGGATAGCCTTGTGACAGTTACAAACGGGCGAAAAGTTGAAGTGACCGTTAAAGGACCTTTATTTGAAGACATACCGGCAGCATATGGAATCTTGGGGGATCAAGAAACATGTGTGATTGAAATGGCTAGTGCATCCGGTTTATGCCTAGTCAATCCAGAAGAGTTGAACCCATTGATCACTACTACATACGGTACAGGAGAGCTCATTCAAAAAGCATTGGATGATGGCTGTCGAAAGTTCATTTTAGCAATTGGGGGGTAG
- a CDS encoding helix-turn-helix domain-containing protein, producing MKLCTIFLSNLNIGECAKRMYINRNSFIYRLKKSLKEIVK from the coding sequence TTGAAACTCTGCACCATTTTCCTAAGTAACTTAAATATCGGGGAATGTGCAAAAAGAATGTATATAAATCGTAATTCCTTTATATACCGATTAAAAAAATCGTTGAAGGAAATTGTGAAATAA
- a CDS encoding FMN-binding glutamate synthase family protein, with protein sequence MSGIANILIILGFSIIFIIIIVLFFLLLYMIFFDRMQKHHAILRNYPVLGRIRYFLEKIGPEMRQYWFNSDNEGKPFSRDDYEHMVKSSKYLRDVIGFGSKRDFDEEGFFVNNSMFPKLAEEEKYDRETKVTTKRYILLKDPLFSQREEQWGDVESSAFLLDDEDAVIIGPNTKNPFRLKGLIGMSAMSYGSLGKNAITALSEGLAAAKGTWMNTGEGGLSPYHLIGGVDIIMQIGPAMFGVRDSIGEMDWDELKRKSEIPEIKAFEIKLAQGAKTRGGHIDAEKVNPEIAEIRKVVPYKAIDSPNRFHQFNDVESMCDFIEKIRDHTGIPVGIKMVIGGNESVEELASYMKETGKGPDFISLDGGEGGTGASYQELIDSVGLPIKSALPILVSTLEKYGVRNRVKIIASGKLFTPDRIAIALAMGADLVNIARGFMIAIGCIQTMKCQSNACPVGVATTDPELQKALVIDEKKYRVVNFLVTLRKGLYRISAAAGLDSPIHFQPKHISYKDDKGIVTSLEDIMKEVKGLIGVRQ encoded by the coding sequence ATGAGTGGTATCGCAAATATTTTAATAATCCTTGGATTTTCCATTATCTTCATCATCATCATTGTCTTGTTTTTCCTATTACTTTATATGATTTTCTTTGACCGCATGCAGAAGCATCATGCAATTTTAAGGAATTACCCAGTGCTTGGGAGGATACGTTACTTTCTGGAAAAAATCGGCCCTGAAATGCGGCAATATTGGTTTAACAGTGATAATGAAGGAAAACCCTTTTCCCGAGATGACTATGAACATATGGTGAAAAGTTCAAAATATTTACGAGATGTCATTGGTTTTGGTTCAAAACGGGACTTTGATGAAGAAGGTTTTTTTGTTAATAATAGCATGTTCCCAAAATTGGCCGAAGAAGAAAAATACGATAGAGAAACAAAAGTAACGACTAAAAGATACATTCTTTTGAAAGACCCGCTTTTCTCACAGCGAGAAGAACAATGGGGAGATGTAGAATCCTCTGCATTCTTATTGGATGATGAAGATGCCGTGATCATCGGCCCAAACACTAAGAATCCCTTTCGATTAAAAGGTCTTATCGGCATGTCCGCCATGAGTTATGGCTCTTTGGGGAAAAATGCAATCACTGCCCTGTCTGAGGGATTGGCCGCCGCAAAAGGCACATGGATGAATACAGGGGAAGGTGGACTTTCTCCTTATCATTTAATTGGGGGCGTCGATATTATCATGCAAATCGGTCCTGCCATGTTTGGGGTTCGTGATAGTATCGGCGAAATGGATTGGGATGAGTTAAAAAGAAAAAGTGAAATACCAGAAATCAAAGCATTTGAAATCAAATTGGCTCAAGGTGCCAAAACTCGTGGAGGACATATTGATGCTGAAAAAGTTAATCCCGAAATCGCTGAAATCCGTAAGGTCGTACCGTACAAAGCTATCGATAGTCCGAATCGGTTTCATCAATTCAATGACGTAGAATCCATGTGCGATTTTATCGAAAAAATCAGGGACCATACAGGCATCCCGGTCGGTATCAAAATGGTCATCGGTGGCAATGAAAGTGTTGAAGAGCTAGCTAGCTATATGAAAGAAACCGGGAAAGGTCCGGATTTCATTTCATTGGATGGCGGTGAAGGCGGCACGGGTGCATCTTATCAGGAATTGATCGATAGCGTAGGATTACCGATAAAATCCGCTTTGCCGATTTTAGTATCGACCCTGGAAAAGTACGGTGTCCGCAATCGGGTAAAAATCATCGCCTCCGGTAAATTGTTCACGCCTGATAGAATAGCGATAGCTCTTGCCATGGGGGCCGACCTTGTTAACATAGCTCGAGGTTTCATGATTGCCATTGGATGTATACAGACGATGAAATGTCAATCCAATGCTTGCCCTGTCGGGGTAGCAACCACCGATCCAGAATTGCAAAAGGCACTTGTCATCGATGAAAAGAAATACCGCGTGGTCAACTTTCTTGTTACCCTTAGAAAAGGATTATATCGAATCTCAGCCGCTGCTGGTTTGGATTCGCCCATTCATTTTCAACCGAAGCACATTAGCTATAAGGACGATAAAGGAATAGTCACATCCCTTGAAGATATCATGAAAGAAGTTAAGGGACTAATAGGAGTTAGACAATGA
- a CDS encoding MBL fold metallo-hydrolase, with protein MLNELKVTQVTIPMPFRLDHVHCFLAEGEKGWTIIDTGLNNNTTRDIWNPIIEKHDITDIIITHYHPDHFGYAGALQQLTSADVWMTKVDEHAGTTYWEADSLNKLKENYEACGMKDEIAVALSSDESSFMPQVKPYPTVNHHLDEGLKLRFGKYEYEVIFTPGHSDGLISLYNKENSVLFSTDHILPRVSPNISYWFKGLSNPLEEFFTSLKKIQKLDVEYVIPSHGKPFQNANKRIVELLDHHQDRLHVIHENMKEPITVKSACNILFGNLPIHETRFAVGETLAHLEYLLLNDQCRKFKRDGKWYYQSI; from the coding sequence TTGCTGAATGAATTGAAAGTTACTCAGGTTACCATTCCAATGCCTTTTAGGTTGGACCATGTCCATTGTTTCCTGGCAGAAGGTGAAAAAGGGTGGACAATCATTGATACGGGATTAAATAATAACACTACAAGGGATATATGGAACCCCATTATTGAAAAACATGATATTACCGATATTATCATCACCCACTATCACCCAGACCATTTCGGGTATGCAGGAGCTTTACAACAATTAACCAGTGCAGATGTTTGGATGACAAAAGTGGATGAACATGCGGGAACTACGTATTGGGAAGCGGATTCTCTGAATAAGCTTAAAGAAAATTATGAGGCATGCGGGATGAAAGACGAAATAGCTGTCGCCTTATCTAGTGACGAAAGCAGCTTTATGCCACAAGTAAAACCCTATCCTACTGTAAATCATCATCTTGACGAAGGATTGAAGCTACGTTTTGGCAAATATGAGTATGAAGTGATCTTCACGCCGGGGCATTCAGATGGCCTGATTTCCTTATACAATAAGGAAAATAGTGTCCTTTTCTCAACAGATCATATATTGCCCAGGGTATCTCCTAATATTTCTTATTGGTTTAAGGGTTTAAGCAACCCATTGGAAGAGTTTTTTACTTCTTTAAAAAAAATTCAAAAGTTGGACGTAGAATATGTCATCCCTTCACATGGGAAACCATTTCAAAATGCCAATAAAAGAATTGTTGAATTATTGGATCACCATCAGGACCGGTTGCATGTAATTCATGAAAACATGAAAGAGCCGATTACTGTTAAAAGTGCATGCAATATCTTATTTGGAAATCTACCCATTCACGAAACTAGGTTTGCTGTTGGTGAAACATTGGCTCACCTTGAATACCTTCTTTTGAATGACCAATGCAGAAAGTTTAAACGTGATGGCAAATGGTATTATCAATCCATTTGA
- a CDS encoding branched-chain amino acid aminotransferase yields MLKKQMESYISKSVIENKVELFKEERDYAEKHKLIADDIIIVEKENASRFTDAYIERSNKESEELISEENSAFLSQPIGYLKNNKEEFLYFESKWFELIGVEALSLEVDDVFGTYNAMFGLKFQKKMGEVLKTYLTKELQEGIGSFSLMFNQGDGLWDVNFALDNVKGFREDMSLEQAFNLIYHFLFILVQTIEEDM; encoded by the coding sequence ATGCTAAAAAAACAAATGGAATCATACATATCGAAATCCGTAATCGAAAACAAGGTTGAGTTGTTCAAAGAAGAAAGGGATTATGCAGAAAAGCATAAATTAATCGCAGATGATATCATAATAGTGGAAAAAGAAAATGCATCCCGTTTTACTGATGCTTATATCGAGCGCAGTAATAAAGAGAGCGAAGAATTGATTTCTGAAGAGAACTCTGCATTTTTATCACAACCGATCGGGTATTTGAAAAATAATAAAGAAGAATTCCTTTACTTTGAATCCAAATGGTTTGAATTAATCGGTGTTGAAGCACTTTCGTTGGAAGTGGATGATGTTTTCGGTACTTATAACGCGATGTTCGGATTGAAATTCCAGAAAAAAATGGGAGAGGTTTTAAAAACCTATTTAACAAAGGAACTTCAAGAAGGCATTGGATCATTCAGTTTAATGTTTAACCAGGGTGACGGACTATGGGATGTGAATTTTGCCTTGGATAACGTAAAAGGTTTTCGAGAGGACATGTCATTGGAACAAGCTTTCAATTTAATTTATCATTTTCTATTTATCCTTGTTCAAACAATCGAGGAAGATATGTAA
- a CDS encoding FAD-dependent oxidoreductase, with translation MQKIIVVGAGILGASTAYQLAKSGAEVIIIDRQDDGQATSAAAGIVCPWISQRRNQAWYLLAKNGAAFYPGLIEELEQDGETETGYAQVGAISLHTDEEKLIAMKNRAEKRKEDAPEIGTITLLSAEKTNALFPPLSSEYAAVHVSGAARVDGRALRDSLLRASQKNGAKLMYGEAILSYNGAHVTGVTLEDEIIPADKVIVCAGAWAPELLKPLGLNFQVSFQKAQIIHLEAPNTNTNNWPVVMPPSDQYLLAFDNNKIVAGATHENTDVFDNRMTAGGLQEVFNKALHTAPGLSDSTFVEARVGFRPFTPGFLPVIGPLPNWEGIIIANGLGASGLTMGPYIGSQLANLALDRKIDIDLEKYDVRGALLT, from the coding sequence ATGCAAAAAATCATTGTAGTTGGTGCAGGGATTCTGGGAGCTTCCACTGCCTATCAGCTGGCTAAAAGTGGAGCTGAGGTTATCATAATAGACCGCCAAGATGATGGACAGGCAACTTCTGCTGCTGCAGGAATCGTGTGCCCATGGATTTCGCAAAGGCGCAATCAAGCTTGGTATCTCCTTGCTAAAAATGGAGCTGCTTTCTATCCGGGTTTAATTGAAGAACTTGAACAGGATGGGGAAACGGAGACTGGTTATGCCCAAGTCGGGGCCATAAGTTTACATACAGATGAAGAAAAACTGATTGCCATGAAGAACCGAGCGGAAAAACGGAAAGAAGATGCACCGGAGATCGGGACGATCACATTACTTTCTGCAGAGAAAACAAATGCCTTATTCCCGCCTCTTTCCAGTGAATATGCAGCAGTTCACGTGAGTGGGGCCGCTCGAGTCGATGGACGAGCGCTACGTGATTCCTTATTGAGGGCATCACAAAAAAACGGTGCGAAACTTATGTATGGTGAGGCTATACTTTCATATAATGGTGCACATGTTACAGGTGTAACACTTGAAGATGAAATCATACCTGCTGATAAAGTGATTGTTTGTGCTGGAGCTTGGGCACCGGAATTACTGAAACCACTGGGCCTGAATTTTCAAGTCAGCTTCCAAAAGGCTCAAATCATTCATCTGGAAGCACCAAATACAAATACGAATAACTGGCCTGTGGTCATGCCTCCCAGTGATCAATATCTTTTGGCTTTCGATAATAATAAGATCGTTGCTGGGGCGACTCATGAAAACACGGACGTCTTCGATAACCGAATGACTGCAGGAGGGCTGCAGGAAGTTTTCAATAAGGCCCTGCATACCGCTCCAGGCTTGTCGGATAGTACGTTTGTTGAAGCGCGGGTCGGATTTCGTCCATTCACGCCTGGATTCCTTCCGGTTATTGGTCCTTTACCTAATTGGGAAGGAATTATCATAGCCAATGGTCTTGGAGCTTCCGGTTTAACTATGGGCCCCTATATAGGCTCCCAATTGGCAAACCTCGCACTTGATAGAAAAATCGATATCGATTTAGAAAAGTATGATGTTAGAGGTGCGCTTTTAACATAA
- a CDS encoding DinB family protein, with translation MDVKTLLLQQWASCLDEEDWFPPLEKVLEDITFEQAIWKPADGAMNSIWELVCHLLFFEKRYMMRFLGETANEPQAENNDSTFRLPTETLENWKETKQEYFYVHRELGKILAKSEHEDLYRQVPGDNSLVLELKSLAMHDAYHIGQIVFLSKMQGAWAAKRSF, from the coding sequence ATGGATGTAAAGACACTTTTGTTACAACAATGGGCAAGCTGCTTAGATGAAGAAGACTGGTTTCCACCACTTGAAAAAGTGCTAGAGGACATCACTTTTGAACAGGCAATTTGGAAACCAGCTGATGGGGCAATGAATTCCATTTGGGAATTAGTTTGTCATTTACTTTTCTTTGAAAAAAGATATATGATGCGATTTCTTGGTGAAACAGCGAATGAACCACAGGCAGAAAATAATGACTCTACATTTCGATTACCAACTGAGACGTTAGAAAATTGGAAGGAAACAAAACAAGAATATTTTTATGTTCATCGCGAACTTGGAAAAATACTAGCAAAATCAGAACATGAAGATTTGTATAGACAGGTTCCAGGAGATAATTCATTAGTGCTTGAACTGAAGAGTTTAGCAATGCACGACGCATATCATATTGGGCAAATTGTATTCCTTAGTAAAATGCAAGGTGCTTGGGCAGCGAAACGCAGCTTTTAA
- the glaH gene encoding glutarate dioxygenase GlaH: protein MSIAEKKRAKFERKTEKYEVKVHPQTSRLYHIEISKEAIAAFLETVSKDNQSVQHLEYTPYARLIVASYLLDQVGEDFGEVLRNIVHDRESGGFTLGLEGVTENTDEYVIFATAISYLLGTPNHDAMSGKYYARFSVQDTDSSDSYLRQAYRLFTLHTDGTFVDEPTDWLLMMKMIEQNARGGESRLLHLDDWKELDTYVNHPLSSQKFTYKSPKSKNIDQEIERLTFFNHNNKPGVCFIDQFVYPESIEQAKYLRDLSNSLENDESVLELELPVGDLVVVNNIFWLHGRAAFEKDPNLNRELLRQRGRFNQ from the coding sequence ATGAGCATTGCAGAAAAAAAGAGAGCGAAGTTTGAAAGGAAAACAGAAAAATACGAGGTGAAAGTTCACCCTCAAACCAGCCGATTATATCATATTGAAATTTCAAAAGAGGCAATTGCCGCTTTTTTAGAAACTGTATCGAAGGATAATCAGTCTGTTCAACATCTGGAATATACACCATATGCACGACTCATCGTTGCATCATATCTATTGGATCAAGTGGGGGAAGACTTTGGTGAAGTGCTTCGGAACATCGTTCATGACCGGGAATCTGGCGGCTTCACCCTCGGCTTGGAGGGTGTCACGGAAAATACAGATGAATATGTCATTTTTGCGACGGCCATTTCATACTTGCTGGGGACTCCAAACCATGATGCCATGTCAGGAAAATATTATGCCCGCTTTAGTGTTCAAGATACGGATAGCAGTGATTCATATTTGCGTCAGGCCTATCGTTTATTTACACTTCATACGGACGGAACATTTGTAGATGAACCAACTGACTGGTTACTAATGATGAAGATGATCGAACAAAATGCCCGCGGTGGCGAATCACGTTTATTGCACCTAGACGATTGGAAAGAGCTTGATACGTATGTTAATCATCCATTATCTAGCCAAAAATTCACGTATAAGTCTCCAAAAAGCAAGAACATTGATCAGGAAATTGAAAGATTGACTTTCTTCAATCATAATAACAAACCTGGTGTATGTTTTATCGATCAATTTGTTTATCCTGAATCAATCGAACAAGCCAAATACTTACGCGATTTATCCAATTCATTAGAAAACGATGAAAGTGTACTTGAACTGGAACTGCCTGTTGGAGATTTAGTTGTCGTCAACAATATATTTTGGCTTCACGGCCGCGCTGCATTTGAAAAAGATCCAAACCTGAACCGTGAATTACTTCGCCAGCGCGGAAGATTCAATCAATAG
- a CDS encoding DUF3870 domain-containing protein, with the protein MFNGKTIFIAGHARLPQGMAAKSVFETLTITAEVDAKYGVVLEASCTLATEHGREFIGRLLKGASLNDGVDDLLEMIQSYYRGKAANALIAALKDLDLHFQQIKAGEKTKLPS; encoded by the coding sequence ATGTTTAATGGTAAAACAATTTTTATTGCTGGTCATGCCCGTTTACCTCAGGGGATGGCAGCGAAAAGTGTATTTGAAACATTGACCATTACTGCAGAAGTAGATGCTAAATATGGGGTTGTCCTGGAAGCTTCTTGCACACTGGCAACAGAACATGGCCGGGAATTTATTGGGCGTTTGTTAAAAGGGGCCAGTTTAAATGATGGTGTTGATGACTTGCTAGAAATGATTCAATCTTATTATCGTGGGAAAGCAGCTAATGCATTGATTGCGGCCTTGAAGGACCTTGATCTCCATTTTCAGCAAATTAAAGCTGGAGAAAAAACAAAACTACCAAGTTAG
- the lhgO gene encoding L-2-hydroxyglutarate oxidase, whose product MYDFAIVGGGIVGLSTGMALYQRFPNAKVVVIEKEAVVADHQTGHNSGVIHSGIYYKPGSFKARFARQGSKSMTEFCRMHGIEHDICGKVIVATKPEEMPLLDDLYSRGLQNELAIQKIGVGELKEIEPHVNGLGAIRVPQAGIVNYRQVSEKMADIIRGNGGEIKLNTKVEKIDEDFDDVIIDTNNGTIKARMVINCAGLHSDRIAAAAGYKTDMKIVPFRGEYFKLKPDKRFLVNHLIYPVPNPKFPFLGVHFTRMISGEVDAGPNAVLSFKREGYKKTDFNAKDLTEVLSYKGFWKLASKFMKEGMDEYVRSFSKKQFTKSLQELIPEIQADDLIPAPAGVRAQALQDDGNMVDDFHIIMGKRTIHVCNAPSPAATASIEIGKEVVNRIPEQSHLLEAILTK is encoded by the coding sequence GTGTATGATTTCGCAATTGTTGGTGGGGGAATTGTAGGATTATCGACGGGAATGGCACTTTATCAGCGTTTTCCTAATGCTAAAGTGGTAGTCATTGAAAAAGAGGCTGTTGTTGCAGATCATCAAACGGGGCATAACAGCGGCGTCATCCATTCAGGAATTTATTATAAACCAGGCAGTTTCAAGGCACGGTTTGCCCGTCAAGGAAGCAAATCAATGACGGAATTCTGCCGGATGCATGGAATTGAACATGATATTTGCGGGAAAGTCATTGTTGCAACAAAGCCAGAAGAGATGCCCCTACTGGATGATTTATATTCACGCGGTTTGCAAAATGAACTAGCTATACAAAAAATCGGTGTGGGTGAGTTAAAGGAAATCGAACCGCATGTTAATGGACTAGGTGCAATTCGCGTCCCGCAAGCCGGCATCGTCAATTATCGTCAGGTAAGTGAAAAGATGGCGGATATCATCCGAGGCAACGGGGGTGAAATTAAGCTGAATACAAAGGTGGAGAAGATTGACGAGGATTTTGATGATGTCATCATCGACACAAACAACGGTACCATAAAGGCAAGGATGGTCATTAATTGCGCAGGGTTGCACAGTGATCGTATCGCAGCAGCTGCAGGGTATAAAACTGATATGAAAATTGTCCCGTTTCGCGGTGAGTATTTTAAATTGAAGCCTGATAAACGCTTCCTTGTCAATCATTTAATATATCCGGTACCTAACCCGAAATTCCCATTTCTGGGGGTTCATTTTACGCGGATGATTAGCGGAGAAGTAGATGCTGGTCCCAATGCTGTACTAAGTTTCAAACGGGAAGGATATAAAAAGACCGACTTCAATGCGAAAGATTTGACTGAAGTTTTAAGCTATAAAGGTTTTTGGAAGCTGGCCAGTAAATTCATGAAGGAAGGGATGGATGAATATGTCCGTTCATTTAGTAAAAAGCAATTCACGAAAAGCCTGCAGGAATTAATTCCGGAAATTCAAGCGGATGATTTAATCCCTGCACCTGCTGGAGTCCGGGCCCAGGCGTTACAAGATGATGGTAATATGGTGGATGATTTTCATATTATCATGGGAAAACGGACCATTCATGTATGTAATGCACCATCACCTGCTGCAACAGCTTCGATTGAAATTGGAAAAGAGGTTGTAAACCGCATTCCGGAACAATCACACTTATTGGAAGCCATATTAACAAAATAA
- a CDS encoding GntR family transcriptional regulator — protein sequence MDKSNSNKDKSTIVKNVTKSLRKAILNGTLKKGERLIQEEWADRLEVSRMPIREALTQLQMEGLVEMVPHKGAIVTPITRDDIEEIYHTRSLLEGLAVEKSLPYLTKEDKEKLKGILIEMEGIQLSDETNEHYIILNAAFHETLRKGCPWPRVQKMVETLGISPIAPNLLIDHYPETQREHRMIYEAALRGDPAELRAAVEFHILRTKNNLISYMELLNTKNHQ from the coding sequence TTGGATAAATCTAATTCGAATAAAGATAAATCAACAATTGTTAAAAATGTGACAAAAAGCCTCAGGAAAGCGATTTTGAATGGGACGTTGAAAAAGGGGGAGCGACTCATCCAAGAGGAATGGGCTGATCGCCTGGAAGTAAGCAGAATGCCCATTCGCGAAGCCCTTACACAGCTTCAAATGGAAGGGTTGGTGGAAATGGTTCCTCATAAAGGAGCAATTGTAACACCGATTACCCGGGATGATATTGAAGAAATTTATCATACAAGGTCTCTACTTGAAGGCCTTGCCGTGGAAAAATCGCTTCCTTATTTAACAAAGGAGGATAAAGAAAAATTAAAGGGAATTTTGATTGAAATGGAAGGAATTCAGTTATCTGATGAAACCAATGAGCATTATATCATTTTGAATGCGGCTTTTCATGAAACCCTCCGAAAAGGTTGCCCATGGCCAAGGGTTCAAAAAATGGTAGAAACACTAGGGATCTCACCCATTGCGCCGAATTTGCTGATTGACCATTACCCAGAAACGCAACGGGAACACCGGATGATATATGAAGCGGCACTAAGAGGGGATCCTGCAGAACTAAGGGCAGCAGTAGAATTTCACATCTTACGGACTAAGAACAATTTAATATCGTATATGGAGTTGCTGAATACTAAAAATCATCAATAA
- a CDS encoding effector binding domain-containing protein translates to MSNEVYLIGEIRTNNFSDKDLFEKIRSLWGKTNDYPIDNDMKYGIYHQYVSNYRGDYTLSIATETPVSNEKLIIPDHEYEVFECLQDEHSIGETWKKIWRLEDEKKLNRDYSLDFEKYYPDGKVEIHIAIK, encoded by the coding sequence ATGAGTAATGAAGTCTATCTTATTGGCGAAATACGGACTAATAATTTCTCTGATAAGGATCTTTTCGAGAAAATTAGATCGTTGTGGGGCAAAACAAATGATTATCCAATTGATAATGATATGAAATATGGGATTTATCATCAGTACGTAAGCAACTATCGAGGAGATTATACTTTATCTATAGCTACCGAAACCCCTGTATCGAATGAAAAATTGATCATTCCAGATCATGAATACGAAGTGTTTGAATGTCTACAAGATGAACATTCCATAGGTGAAACGTGGAAAAAGATATGGCGGTTGGAAGATGAAAAAAAATTGAACAGGGATTATAGTCTGGATTTCGAAAAATATTATCCTGATGGAAAAGTGGAAATACATA